The window CCCAAAAGTATCCGTCGCATGGAAGCCTCAAGTCCATTTCACCGCATCGGAAAATATTTTATAATCCTTGGCATAATTCTTTATGCAATTTTCGTCTGGACTCATTTTTATTTCTTAAAACCAACAGCAATTGGTTTTCTAATTAGTGGAATGGGTGTGGAAATTTTCGCCTTAACAAAATACTTTAAATCCTTATCTCATGACGATTGATTTTTCAGGAAAAACGATCCTTGTCACTGGCGCTTCCGGTGGAATTGGGCGAGCTATTTCCCAATCTTTTGCAAAAGCAAATGGGACTGTAATTGTCCATTACAATAGTAATAAATCTGGTGCAAATGAAACGCTCACATCTTTATTGGGAGTGGGTCATTCAATCGTAAAGGCGGATTTATCAAATGCATCTGAGGTTGATAATCTTGTTAAGTCTACTCGCATCATCGATGTAGTTGTGAACAATGCGGCTATTGTTGAACAGTATGACTTTTATTCACTTTCATTCGATGATTGGCAGGATGTTTGGAAACGAACCATCGGCGCCAATCTCATGGGGCCTGCATACCTCATGTTTTGTGCGGCAAAAGTGATGCAGAAAAATGGCGGCGGAAAATTCGTGAATATTTCTTCAAGGGGTGCCTTTCGTGGTGAACCTAAAGCACCTGCCTATGGCGCCAGCAAAGCGGGCTTAAATGCGTTGGGACAATCCATGGCACAGGCTTTGGCGAAAGATAATATTTTTGTTTATACCATTGCACCAGGTTTCGTGGGAACTGATCGAGTGGCCAATATTGTAGATGATTCGATTCGCGCCCAAAGTCCCTTAAACCGTGTGGCCAAACCGGAAGAAGTGGCCCGAACCGCCCTTTGGCTCGCTTCCGAAGGTAATGACTTTCTCACTGGCTGCATTGTGGATGTGAATGGCGCATCCTACCTGCGATCTTAACGCTTTTACTTAAGTTTACTAAACCTCCAAGGTTTAGTAAACTTTTTGACAAATCAGTCTACAATTACCTCATCGGCAAATATCCACGCCGGCAGTCCGGCCCCGTGGTGCCAATAAGGCGCTTCTAAAACATTCCTTGCCTCAATTTTGATATAGCGTACTTTCTTCGGTTTAAATTTGGAATTAAAATATTGAATATCATTCACTTTACTTTTTTTCATAAGTGGACTCTTATTGTCAATTGAATCGATTTTATTAAAGACCAAATTATCTTCTGAATAGGAGTAAGTAACCGATGTAGGGAAAAAGACAATATGGTTTGTTACTTGGAGGAATGCTGTACTGATTGAACTCACCAATTGTGTTTTTCCCAAATC is drawn from Candidatus Neomarinimicrobiota bacterium and contains these coding sequences:
- a CDS encoding SDR family oxidoreductase; amino-acid sequence: MTIDFSGKTILVTGASGGIGRAISQSFAKANGTVIVHYNSNKSGANETLTSLLGVGHSIVKADLSNASEVDNLVKSTRIIDVVVNNAAIVEQYDFYSLSFDDWQDVWKRTIGANLMGPAYLMFCAAKVMQKNGGGKFVNISSRGAFRGEPKAPAYGASKAGLNALGQSMAQALAKDNIFVYTIAPGFVGTDRVANIVDDSIRAQSPLNRVAKPEEVARTALWLASEGNDFLTGCIVDVNGASYLRS